Genomic window (Zingiber officinale cultivar Zhangliang chromosome 2B, Zo_v1.1, whole genome shotgun sequence):
CTGAAGCCAAGCGCCTGGTGCGCATCCAAGATCAAGCACCGAAGCCCCCGGAGTTATGAGCTTATACTGCTTCTGCATCTGCAGAAGCTGCGAAGAGAAGGGAAAAGCAGAAGTCAGATTTGTTTCCGAATCAAAAGCAACGACAAAGAGAACAGAGACGGGACCTTGAAGGCAGATCGAGCGACGTAACCGAGGCGCTGTGCTTCCCTGCAGAAGAAGTCCGGAGAGCCGGCGCCGCTCATCGTCGCCgtcttcctctctctctccctctgaGCGCTTTCTTCGCCCGCCAGCCGCTGCTCCAAAAACCCTGGTCGATTGTAAGCGTGTCGAGTTGAATAAGTTGGAATTATTTAGGCCTTGGCCCATTTAGATACTGTTAAGCCCAGTCCATTTACAATagggaaaacaaaaacaaaaagaccgccgttgccggggatcgaACCCGGGTCACCCGCGTGACAGGCGGGAATACTCACCACTATACTACAACGACATTTGCATGTTGTGGAGTACCTGTGAATAATATGATGTATAAAATAATGCTAAATTCAAATTTCCAAGAACATAGAGGAAAATTAcctgaaagaaaaacaaaatttcCGTTTCAATCAGACATCGGCATCAATTGAAGGTTTCAGAACGACAACAATGAAAGTGAGCAAGTCTTTCATGTCAGAGAGTACAGAGACTGAAACCCAAATTCCTTCCATGAGTAAACAATACATGTAACTGCATTTACATCATTGGCTGAAGAAAATACGTGTGGGTTTTGATGAAATAAAGCTAATGAAAACTATTGGGTTTCCATGAGGATAAAGCATATATAATACGACCTTTCCACCCTTGCAGCATCCATTTGCTATCTTCGTCGACGACAAAGTCCTTGTTGTAGCAGGCCTTCACCTTATCTTTTGCTTTCTTCATGATATCTCGATTCACTGGGAGCTGCATAAACCCTGCCCTTAGATTCCTTACACCCCATTGCTTGTAGGTCTCTGGTCTCTCCAATCTTTCTGTGCCCTCACAAGCAATTATATTGAGAACCTCGCGGCCAAAGAGGACGTTTTCAATCAGCTGTCTTGACTCATGCTTCTGTACCACGTTAGTCTCAATCATGTCATACACGGAGGAGTAGTGGAACAGAGCTTCTCGGAAGCGTGTAACGAAGAATGGCACACTGTATGTGCCATTAACAATGCCATGAATGAAGACATCCGGATTCATTCTTCGTATATTGTTTAAGACCATGTCCCTTGGGTTATCTACTACCACTGTCTCATCCATGAGGCTCTTGAACCTGTACAAACAGTTCACAACCAACACCTCGTCGCTTTGGAGGTGGAGATCCTCTGCTCGAATGGTCTCCCACTTGGCTGATGCAATTGACCGATACTCAAATGGTATGCTAAAACTGCGAGCATAATCAGCTAAGCGGCGGCCAGTTTCATCAATCAGCTCTGCTGGACGGAACCCAGCAACAGGAGTATCAATGCCAGTAATGCGAACTTTGGGAGGCCTACCGCGATAAGAAAGGCGTTGCAAGAAACATGGCCATTGTAAACCATAGTATATACCAAAATCTATGATGTGCAACTTTGTCGCCTTCTCTGCCACATCTAGGATGGTCTGGGTGGAGAAAAAATGGGAAAGCTTCCTAAAAGGGCAGGCAGTTGTATAAAGCTGGTAAGCCTTCAGAACATCAGTAACAGAAAACCGTTTTGAAGTCAAGGAATGATAGATCTGGCTTCCTGTACCAGCAAGGCGAGCCTGGAGGCCATTGGCAAAGTAATGGGCTAGTCTCTCATTTGCATCTCCTTCTGGTGAAGAATGCTGTCTGATCTGCTTCAACATTTCATTTGCATTGCGAGGATCGTCTGCAGCCACAGCTTGAGCACAATGAATTAAGAGAGTGCTTAGGTCCACAACCTCCCTCTTTGATTGTTTCCTCCCTCGACTTTTCCCTGAACCGGATCCTTTTGAGTGACTGCTACGAGAAACTTTGTTTGCCTCATTCTGCAATTTCGTTTTAAGTTTATCAGCAGCATTTACACAAAGCTCCTCGGATAACAGAATCTCATCAAGCAAATCAGTGCGGCGAGAATCATCAGAGAAGATAGCTGATTGTTTATTACTCCTACCTGCCTCCAAATCCACATCCTGGCCATGTGGGTTTTTCTTGCCCCTAGATGAAGAAACTTGATTGTCATCAACTTTGTCCTCTTTTTTGGCCTCAACCACCTTTTTCCCTTTCGTTGGCACTTGCGGTAAGCGGAAATCATCTACCTCTAAATCAATCACCAGCTTATCGTTACTTGGAAGAAATTTCTGTCCTTCCTCGAATCCCTTTTGGAACTGTGAATCAGACTGGTTTTCGGCAAGGAAATCAGGAGATGGAAACATTGCTAGAATAGATTTCGCCATCCCATCTACTGTATCACCAAAGCTATTCTCCAAGAAAAGAGTAGATTGAAAACAATCACTATATACAACTGGGTTGATCTGTGACTGAGAAGACTCAGCATGCTCATCGTCCTTGGCTGTGCTGCCACTGCCAGTAGAGTTAGAATGGCGATCGTTGGTGTAATCATCAGGACCATCCGAAACATGGCCAGAAAATACCAGTGGCTTATGAATTGAAGTCGAGACTTTCTCATCTAAGATGTCATAAAATGGCTTCTCTACAGCTAAGAGAGCTGGGCTTTCTGAATAGGTATCAAATTTATCATCATTGCTCCCCTCCATGAGCATTTGCATATACCTGACAACAATATCTGAGAATTCAGAATCATCTGGTGAATCAACTGCGGCGCCTGAAGCCAGCGGTGGCACAAGGTGGGTGATTGGGTCAGAGACAGAGGGCAAAGAGCTGGGCTGCACACTTGTGAGGTCGACCAGCATACTCTGATTAGAAGACTGCAGTTGCCCTCCCAATTCTAAGCTGCTAAAAGCGTTCTCCTGACTGATGAGATTATCATAACAAAATTCCACATTTAGGAGGCTGCTAAACGAGGGCATGACAGTGGCACTGACGTTGGGCGCTGAAGGGGTTTGAAGAAATGTATCGTTAGGGAGGTCAATGACACTGTTTGGGATAGAGGCAATGGTGGCTGACGCCGACTGTGATGACTGCGGCCCTTTGACGTTGAAGCTATTTGCAGTGGATGGATCAGAAACGAACTGGTTATTATCAAATTCCTCTAATAGTGCTCGCAGATCTCCAATTCCACTGTCCATGGCTTGCGGATTCTCATTAGCAAGCCTGAAAGACGACTATCACAAGTCAATAAACCCTAATCGAACAACACTCTTCGCAGCAAATCACAGATACGGAAAAAATAGAGACTTTTACGAGTCAAATGCAAACTCCTACTAATGCATAAGAAATCTGGtgcacttttttttttcaattcctAATTTTGAATAAGAAATCGTGTAAACTTAACAAAACCTAGAACCAAAAAAAAACGGAACTGAGATCGCCAAGCACCATCCAAATACCTCGATAAGCCAAGCGCAGACGAAACGGAAGTAGAAACAGCTAAGAGCTTAAAATAGCATTAAGATTTCTGGGGAACGCAAGCAATCGCATCTTTCAGAAACCAACCGATTGGGAATCAATGGGATCGCCGACAACTAGTCGAAACGAATCGAcaacaacaagaaaaaaaatCGAACTGATTCAAAGATGTCGACATAACCAAGGGGAGGGAGAAGGGCTTACCCTAAACCAGGCGCCGAAGAAGAACTCCACCAAAAGGGGCAATCTTCGTTGACTACTTCCTTTATCTGCTCCTCGCTTTATATACGTGTGAGACTGATAGAGCGATTCCGCGGACAAGGTTACAACAAAAGCCAGGGCACTAAAAACTGCAAGTTCAAAGCCAGATTACGATCCTGCCCTTCTCGGATCGATCGTCCACACGGCGGCCATCGTGAACGCGGAGTTGACCGGCGACTCGTCGTCACTCGGCGCCGACGAATGAGGCCAATGGAAGGATGAGGACAGATGGCTGGATCAAATTGGTGGTCGAAAAGATTTATATATTTATTGTCTATAAAATTATCAAAGTCGCCCCTTCATTATTATAAATTTGTTTTCCAACCCTCAAAATTGACATAGtcttttataatatattttgtcTCATATGGAATTGTCACATCAACCATCCTTTAAATCGGGCTCacgaatatataaaaaaaaaagataaatatatatacacaactgAAAATACATAACTGAGACGCTTAATCTTACGTAATGATACTTTGagaattaaatcttaaatttttcgACCATAAAATCATGCCCCAATTTGTGTTACTAATCTAAGTGCATCAGACATcaagatatatatattttgtcTCGTGTCTTGATGTGTGATGCTTGTCGACTAGTAACACTGAATGGGAGCATACAAACAAAAAACGTacgaaataaaatatttgatgtcGTTATCAATtttatatgttttttaaaaaaactatgacAATTTTTCTTACAGTAAAGTGTAGACGAATCGAATATGAGGAACAAATCTGAGGTTCaatttactaaaaatttacttaCGTTGATCCAATACACATAACTTTAATTAGATAAAaatgatttattaaattaaatgaacaaacttaaatatatattcaattaattaatattttgaattaaatttatcaacaacgtttttattcattaataaaaattattatcaatgtgttaaataaataaatttatattatcaatcttaataattaattaattaaatttaaaatataaaaattctaaacaataagataaatttaaattaagagtCCTATTTAAATGAATCAACTTCAAatcaaacttattaaaaaaaatcaaatttaaataatcattttaacaatgtaagttattttaaatttgatttggctTAATTATATTATGGAAGAAATTAATATCATAAAATTAGACTTGATTTGACATATTTATCGTAGTATGTATCTAAGCAAATATATATACTATATAATAATGATGgtaataataatattttgtataatttcaaatttttaacttttaataaaatattaggCTTATTTCTATATACTTGGATGAAATTGTTAGAATTAATCTACTTTTGACTTATTGACAGTGCCACTATAAATCCTAATCATTATTGTCAGTGTGTCATAGCAACAATCAAATTCACTGTCGTCCTTATTTGACATTGTGGCATCTTCCTTTAACCTCAGACAACGACCGATCTTTCTCTTTGCTACCGTACGTATGATTTTATAGCTAATATAATTATATAGTTGGAAGAGTTATAATGATCATATAAGGGTATTGTAAGACGATGTTAATTAAAATTGattagaaataaattatttatattataaCAGTTATGATTTATAACTATTATAAGATGATGCTAACGCTTCCATAGATTGATATGGTTATGATTAACAAATATAACAATTATGATTTGTATAtagtattatta
Coding sequences:
- the LOC122047878 gene encoding scarecrow-like protein 9 isoform X1; the protein is MDSGIGDLRALLEEFDNNQFVSDPSTANSFNVKGPQSSQSASATIASIPNSVIDLPNDTFLQTPSAPNVSATVMPSFSSLLNVEFCYDNLISQENAFSSLELGGQLQSSNQSMLVDLTSVQPSSLPSVSDPITHLVPPLASGAAVDSPDDSEFSDIVVRYMQMLMEGSNDDKFDTYSESPALLAVEKPFYDILDEKVSTSIHKPLVFSGHVSDGPDDYTNDRHSNSTGSGSTAKDDEHAESSQSQINPVVYSDCFQSTLFLENSFGDTVDGMAKSILAMFPSPDFLAENQSDSQFQKGFEEGQKFLPSNDKLVIDLEVDDFRLPQVPTKGKKVVEAKKEDKVDDNQVSSSRGKKNPHGQDVDLEAGRSNKQSAIFSDDSRRTDLLDEILLSEELCVNAADKLKTKLQNEANKVSRSSHSKGSGSGKSRGRKQSKREVVDLSTLLIHCAQAVAADDPRNANEMLKQIRQHSSPEGDANERLAHYFANGLQARLAGTGSQIYHSLTSKRFSVTDVLKAYQLYTTACPFRKLSHFFSTQTILDVAEKATKLHIIDFGIYYGLQWPCFLQRLSYRGRPPKVRITGIDTPVAGFRPAELIDETGRRLADYARSFSIPFEYRSIASAKWETIRAEDLHLQSDEVLVVNCLYRFKSLMDETVVVDNPRDMVLNNIRRMNPDVFIHGIVNGTYSVPFFVTRFREALFHYSSVYDMIETNVVQKHESRQLIENVLFGREVLNIIACEGTERLERPETYKQWGVRNLRAGFMQLPVNRDIMKKAKDKVKACYNKDFVVDEDSKWMLQGWKVSVLSDMKDLLTFIVVVLKPSIDADV
- the LOC122047878 gene encoding scarecrow-like protein 9 isoform X2; this translates as MDSGIGDLRALLEEFDNNQFVSDPSTANSFNVKGPQSSQSASATIASIPNSVIDLPNDTFLQTPSAPNVSATVMPSFSSLLNVEFCYDNLISQENAFSSLELGGQLQSSNQSMLVDLTSVQPSSLPSVSDPITHLVPPLASGAAVDSPDDSEFSDIVVRYMQMLMEGSNDDKFDTYSESPALLAVEKPFYDILDEKVSTSIHKPLVFSGHVSDGPDDYTNDRHSNSTGSGSTAKDDEHAESSQSQINPVVYSDCFQSTLFLENSFGDTVDGMAKSILAMFPSPDFLAENQSDSQFQKGFEEGQKFLPSNDKLVIDLEVDDFRLPQVPTKGKKVVEAKKEDKVDDNQVSSSRGKKNPHGQDVDLEAGRSNKQSAIFSDDSRRTDLLDEILLSEELCVNAADKLKTKLQNEANKVSRSSHSKGSGSGKSRGRKQSKREVVDLSTLLIHCAQAVAADDPRNANEMLKQIRQHSSPEGDANERLAHYFANGLQARLAGTGSQIYHSLTSKRFSVTDVLKAYQLYTTACPFRKLSHFFSTQTILDVAEKATKLHIIDFGIYYGLQWPCFLQRLSYRGRPPKVRITGIDTPVAGFRPAELIDETGRRLADYARSFSIPFEYRSIASAKWETIRAEDLHLQSDEVLVVNCLYRFKSLMDETVVVDNPRDMVLNNIRRMNPDVFIHGIVNGTYSVPFFVTRFREALFHYSSVYDMIETNVVQKHESRQLIENVLFGREVLNIIACEGTERLERPETYKQWGVRNLRAGFMQLPVNRDIMKKAKDKVKACYNKDFVVDEDSKWMLQGWKGRIIYALSSWKPNSFH